A region of Salvia splendens isolate huo1 chromosome 17, SspV2, whole genome shotgun sequence DNA encodes the following proteins:
- the LOC121774348 gene encoding uncharacterized protein LOC121774348, which translates to MVIPIKWNPPDPPWVKLNAKGNLRDATGNARGGGIICNHRGALLKAFTTPLRVGSVLEAELSAVLRGLLLAKEFGTTIWIELDATQVISLINTRNSRPAQTRHLMAQITLLQRSCVLKATFVHREGNMAAGSLVNMALALSPMLIFDGLSAPRHLKAIVRMEQMGIPNIRVENEE; encoded by the coding sequence ATGGTTATCCCGATCAAGTGGAACCCCCCAGACCCCCCTTGGGTTAAGCTCAATGCTAAGGGTAACCTGCGTGATGCTACTGGAAACGCGAGAGGAGGGGGGATCATCTGTAATCACCGTGGCGCGCTACTGAAAGCCTTCACCACACCACTTCGCGTTGGGTCGGTCCTTGAAGCAGAGCTAAGCGCAGTCCTTCGCGGGCTTCTGTTGGCCAAGGAATTTGGAACTACAATCTGGATTGAATTGGATGCGACACAAGTCATCTCACTCATCAACACAAGGAACTCGAGACCAGCTCAGACGCGCCACCTCATGGCACAAATCACTCTCCTCCAACGGTCCTGTGTCCTCAAGGCCACCTTCGTTCACCGTGAAGGTAACATGGCTGCTGGATCTCTAGTCAACATGGCTCTGGCTTTATCTCCAATGTTAATCTTTGATGGCCTCTCGGCCCCAAGACATCTCAAAGCAATCGTCCGGATGGAACAAATGGGAATTCCAAATATTAGAGTTGAGAATGAGGAATAG